In the Brassica napus cultivar Da-Ae chromosome A7, Da-Ae, whole genome shotgun sequence genome, one interval contains:
- the LOC106358139 gene encoding MLP-like protein 28, with the protein MVQATMQSYMVGEIETSIEIKAPAQKYYHMLTGKPKDLPEASPDNLQRCDVLEGEPGKVGRILSWNYVTNGQPKVMKERIEALELEKNLIVARVIGGDLMKEFKNFFLTIQATPKQREPGSVVKCHLRYERIDKRVADPEDILVLFVNASRDMDKMLSSEF; encoded by the exons ATGGTACAGGCTACGATGCAGTCTTATATGGTAGGGGAGATTGAGACAAGTATTGAGATCAAAGCTCCCGCCCAGAAGTACTACCACATGCTCACCGGAAAACCAAAAGATCTTCCGGAAGCCAGTCCTGACAACCTTCAGAGATGTGATGTGCTCGAGGGAGAGCCTGGAAAAGTTGGCCGTATTCTCTCCTGGAACTATGTAACTA ATGGACAGCCAAAGGTGATGAAGGAGAGGATCGAGGCACTGGAGCTGGAGAAGAATCTGATCGTGGCTAGGGTTATTGGGGGAGACCTAATGAAAGAGTTCAAGAACTTCTTCCTCACTATTCAGGCGACCCCGAAACAAAGAGAACCCGGAAGTGTTGTTAAGTGTCACCTGAGGTATGAGAGGATTGACAAGAGGGTGGCTGACCCAGAGGACATACTCGTGTTGTTTGTCAATGCATCCCGAGACATGGACAAAATGCTTTCTTCTGAATTCTAG
- the LOC106358137 gene encoding uncharacterized protein LOC106358137: MDQIESAEYNGFETTNGASHSDHGWKKVVYPKRNRKQKPSDQTTTANGETHVPNGASPNGDNVFRSLEEKAEDRHRRILAAKKAAAYDSDDSDLARSKLRSNGYDYDDSDAEAAVGKENVKAEEKKPKVKKEKKPKVTLGEAAAKIDASNLEAFLFEASESYASQPEIQLMRFADYFGRALSGVSSSHFPWVKTFKESPLSKLIDIPLSHIPEAVCKTSADWINQRPIDALGAFVLWALDCILGDLAVQQGSAKGGKKGAQQHATSKSQVAIFVTVALVLRRKPDALTNVLPTLRENPKYQGQDKLPVVVWMMAQASQGDISVGLYCWAHNLLPVVSSKSCNPQSRDLILQLVERILSNPKARTILVNGAVRKGERLIPPPSFEILMRLAFPASSARVKATERFEAIYPLLKEVSLAGVPGSKAMKQVTQQIFTFALKAAGEGNAVLAKEAAAVTIWAITQNVDCCKHWENLYNDNLEASVIVLKKLIDEWKERSVKLTPADTLTLNRTMKSLRLKNEEALEGGAKGASLSLYKDADKCCKVISGKLSSGSGVIKGLAIVAVLAAAGAAAISANPEAVAELKGQVESWDLNKITESVMTALKN, from the exons ATGGACCAGATCGAATCCGCGGAGTACAATGGCTTCGAAACCACCAACGGAGCCTCTCACTCCGACCACGGATGGAAGAAAGTAGTCTACCCGAAACGCAACCGTAAGCAGAAGCCATCGGATCAGACGACGACGGCGAACGGCGAAACCCATGTTCCCAACGGAGCTTCACCCAACGGAGACAACGTGTTCCGATCCCTCGAGGAGAAAGCCGAAGATCGCCACCGACGGATCCTCGCGGCGAAGAAGGCTGCTGCTTATGACTCCGACGATTCCGATCTGGCGAGATCTAAACTCCGATCCAACGGCTACGATTATGACGACAGCGACGCTGAAGCAGCTGTCGGGAAGGAGAATGTGAAGGCGGAGGAGAAGAAGCCgaaggtgaagaaggagaagaagcctAAGGTGACTTTGGGTGAAGCTGCTGCTAAGATCGACGCGTCGAATCTCGAAGCTTTCCTCTTCGAAGCTTCG GAATCATATGCGAGTCAGCCAGAGATTCAGCTGATGAGGTTTGCTGATTACTTTGGGAGAGCTCTCTCTGGAGTCTCTTCCTCTCATTTCCCATGGGTCAAAACCTTCAAGGAGTCTCCTTTGTCCAAGCTCATCGAC ATTCCTCTCTCTCATATCCCTGAAGCTGTTTGCAAAACATCAGCTGATTGGATCAACCAACGTCCCATTGATGCACTTGGGGCGTTTGTATTGTGGGCATTGGATTGCATTCTTGGAGACTTGGCTGTGCAGCAAGGAAGCGCCAAGGGTGGTAAGAAGGGCGCACAACAACATGCTACTTCAAAGTCTCAG GTTGCGATCTTTGTGACGGTAGCATTGGTATTACGAAGGAAACCTGATGCTCTAACTAATGTATTGCCAACTTTGAGGGAGAATCCGAAATATCAGGGACAGGATAAGCTTCCAGTTGTAGTTTGGATGATGGCTCAG GCCTCCCAAGGTGATATATCAGTAGGCTTGTACTGTTGGGCACACAACTTGTTACCGGTTGTTAGTAGCAAGAGTTGCAATCCGCAGTCAAGGGATCTCATCCTTCAGTTGGTTGAGAG GATCTTGTCCAACCCGAAGGCAAGGACGATACTTGTTAATGGGGCTGTTAGGAAGGGGGAGAGATTGATTCCACCTCCTTCGTTTGAGATCTTAATGAGACTTGCATTCCCTGCATCATCCGCAAGAGTGAAG GCTACAGAGAGGTTTGAGGCAATATACCCTTTGTTGAAGGAGGTGTCTCTTGCTGGTGTACCTGGGAGCAAGGCAATGAAGCAAGTCACGCAGCAAATATTCACTTTTGCTCTCAAAGCAGCAGGGGAAG GTAATGCTGTATTAGCTAAGGAAGCGGCTGCAGTTACTATCTGGGCTATCACCCAAAATGTTGATTGCTGCAAGCACTGG GAGAATCTATATAACGACAATCTGGAAGCTAGTGTCATTGTTCTTAAGAAGCTCATAGACGAGTGGAAGGAGCGTTCTGTCAAGCTAACTCCTGCTGATACCCTCACTCTTAACCGAACAATGAAGAGTTTGAGGCTAAAG AACGAAGAAGCTCTGGAGGGAGGAGCTAAAGGTGCAAGCCTGTCTCTTTACAAAGATGCAGACAAATGCTGCAAGGTGATCTCTGGGAAACTCTCCAGCGGCAGTGGTGTCATCAAAGGTCTAGCTATTGTTGCAGTTCTGGCGGCTGCAGGTGCTGCTGCTATTTCTGCCAACCCGGAGGCTGTAGCGGAGCTGAAGGGGCAGGTGGAGTCGTGGGACCTTAACAAAATCACTGAGTCGGTGATGACAGCTTTGAAGAATTAA
- the LOC106358135 gene encoding dynein light chain 1, cytoplasmic, which produces MRERERNMEGVEMELERRSKFLNSLIQQKKKAKEQQDLKDEFNVRVRASDMPLPVQNRAFSLSREVLNATPGKADNKRLALALKKDFDSAYGPAWHCIVGTSFGSYVTHSIGGFIYFQIDKVYVLLFKTAVEPLDHQ; this is translated from the exons atgcgagagagagagagaaacatggAAGGAGTTGAGATGGAACTAGAGAGAAGGAGCAAGTTCTTGAACAGTTTGAtacagcagaagaagaaggctaAAGAGCAGCAGGACCTCAAAGACGAGTTCAATGTTCGTGTTAGAGCTTCCGACATGCCTCTCCCCGTGCAGAACAGGGCCTTCAGTTTGTCCCGTGAGGTATTGAATGCCACGCCTGGTAAAGCCGACAACAAAAGACTCGCTCTTGCCCTTAAAAAG GACTTCGATTCAGCATATGGCCCTGCGTGGCACTGCATTGTTGGGACCAGCTTTGGCTCATACGTCACTCATTCCATTGGAGGGTTCATATATTTCCAGATCGACAAAGTGTATGTTCTCCTATTCAAGACTGCTGTGGAACCCTTAGATCACCAATGA
- the LOC106358140 gene encoding MLP-like protein 31, giving the protein MAQAMMKSSLQGEVEADVEIKAPATEFFHMFAARPQDVSKASPENVQGCNVQGGEMGRVGTLITWNYVLDGKPKVATERIEAVDPKKNMIKLKVIEGDLTKDFKNFIVTIQVTPKQGGPGGVAKLNIAYERIDENVAHPETLLQTGVKMFKDIDEMLSG; this is encoded by the exons atggcacaGGCAATGATGAAGTCTTCTTTACAAGGAGAGGTTGAGGCAGATGTTGAGATCAAAGCTCCTGCCACTGAATTCTTTCACATGTTCGCAGCGAGACCACAAGATGTGTCTAAAGCCTCTCCTGAAAACGTCCAGGGATGTAATGTGCAAGGAGGAGAGATGGGAAGAGTTGGCACTCTCATCACTTGGAACTATGTTCTTG ATGGGAAGCCGAAAGTGGCCACGGAGAGGATCGAGGCAGTGGATCCTAAGAAGAACATGATAAAGTTGAAAGTTATAGAGGGAGATCTTACCAAAGATTTCAAGAACTTCATAGTCACTATCCAGGTGACCCCGAAGCAAGGAGGACCTGGAGGTGTGGCGAAATTGAACATCGCATATGAGAGGATTGATGAAAACGTGGCTCACCCGGAGACTTTGCTCCAAACTGGTGTCAAAATGTTCAAAGACATCGACGAAATGCTTTCTGGCTAA
- the LOC106358134 gene encoding mediator of RNA polymerase II transcription subunit 23: protein MDQSQQRTVTAPSSSRSYQFHPARAKIIDLFNLYLGRGSRQKPDEPARDPPPNKSQKRVHAPSRDFPPGNEQFIVDFEQLHTQFNDPDQLRAITESVSVTMVLQCSNHAPRAEFLLFALRALFRIGFVNWDTFLPSLLSSVSAAESSLNQAASSSATSSQSLAPVGIGSPGNEQASLTPLAVRSSQRVRAAAVNSLRQISCKIILIGVEFNLKPVTHAEIFQHMMSWLVSWDMREMGTEKSLSEWLRSCLEVIWLLVDEGQSRIPFYELLRSGLQFIENIPDGDEALFTLVMEIHRRRDAMAMHMLMLDQHLHCPTFGTHRISSQTPANVSAEAVAHLRYSPITYPSVLGEPLCGEDLAMSIPQGSLDWERAVRCIRHAIRTTPSPDWWKRVLVVSPGYRPSAQAGPIPGAVFTSDMICEAIIDRIVELLKLTNSDANCWQEWLVFSDIFFFLIKSGCTDFVDFIDKLVLRLNGDDNHILRTNHVTWLLAQIIRVELVMTALNSDLKKVETTRKILSFHREDRTDPNNPQSVLLDFVSSCQNLRIWSLSATTRAYLNNDQLLKGKQIDEWWRSKGERMMDYMNLDDRSIGMFWVVSYTMAQPACETVINWLSSSGMAELPGLQPNERVMMMQEVTPLPMSLLSGFSMNLCLKLALQMEEALFVSQVVPSIAMVETYTRLLLISPHSMFRSHFTQLAQRNASLLSKPGVTLLVLEILNYRLLPLYRYQGKSKTLMYDVTKIISALKAKRGDHRIFRLAENLCMNLILSLRDFFSVKREGKGPTEFTETLNRITIMTLAITIKTRGIADADHLVYLQTMLEQILATSQHTWSEKTLRHFPSLLRDALSGRVDKRGLSIQAWQQAETTVINQCTQLLSPSAEPSYVMTYLSHSFPQHRQYLCAGACMLMQGHPDKVNSANLARVLREVSPEEVTANIYTLVDVLLHKVHVDLQRGHNIKEILDKHDANLAFFFWTHEMLPLDIFILALIDRDDDPHALIIAKIILERPELMQRINMYCANRGPPEHWLFTQVFKRNELQKALGNHLSWKDRYPTFFDDIAARLLPVIPLVVYRLIENNAMDTADKILTAYSHFLAYHPLRFTFVRDILAYFYGHLPGQLVVKILRVLGLSKIPFSESFPQYISNPSSPTCPPLDYFATLLLNLVNNVIPPLSSSSSNCSSRSGSMADMLNSSSARSLHGKTPGASQPGPANASEGQKAFYQIQDPGTYTQLVLETAVIEILSLPVSAAQIVSSLVQIIVNIQSTLIQSGNGFHGAANGVGQGSVLPTSPSGGSTDSMSASRSTCMNTASFVSRSGYTCQQLSCLLIQACGLLLAQLPPDFHTQLYMEASRVVRETWWLTDGKRSQGELDSAVGYALMDPTWAAQDNTSTAIGNIVALLHAFFSNLPQEWLDGTHLIIKNLRPVTSVAMLRVVFRIMGPLLPRLANTHALFNKTLALLLTTMVDVFGKNSQTQVPVEASQIADLIDFLHHVVHYEGQGGAVQSSSKPRPDILALIGRAADSLRPDVQHLLSHLRTDPNTSIYAAAHQNAAKTNTS, encoded by the exons ATGGATCAATCGCAGCAGCGCACAGTCACAGCTCCTTCATCCTCTAGATCGTACCAGTTCCATCCTGCTCGTGCCAAGATCATCGACCTCTTCAATCTCTACTTAGGG AGAGGAAGCCGGCAAAAGCCAGACGAGCCTGCACGAGATCCTCCTCC GAACAAGTCCCAGAAGCGTGTTCATGCTCCCAGTAGAGACTTCCCTCCTGGAAACGAGCAGTTCATTGTGGACTTCGAGCAGCTTCACACCCAATTCAAT GATCCTGATCAGTTGAGAGCAATCACAGAGTCAGTTTCAGTAACTATGGTGTTGCAGTGTAGCAACCACGCGCCTAGAGCTGAGTTCCTTCTCTTCGCCTTGCGTGCATTGTTTAGAATCGGTTTCGTTAACTGGGATACCTTCTTACCATCCCTTCTCTCCTCGGTCTCCGCTGCTGAGTCCTCACTAAACCAagctgcttcttcttcagctacttcttcacAGTCTTTAGCTCCTGTAGGTATTGGTTCTCCAGGGAACGAACAAGCTTCTCTAACTCCTTTGGCTGTGAGAAGCAGTCAACGCGTAAGAGCTGCAGCGGTTAACAGTCTGCGTCAGATTAGTTGCAAGATCATCTTGATCGGCGTTGAGTTTAACCTCAAACCGGTAACTCACGCCGAGATCTTCCAGCACATGATGAGCTGGCTTGTGAGCTGGGACATGAGAGAGATGGGAACCGAGAAGAGTTTATCTGAGTGGTTGAGGAGCTGTTTGGAAGTTATATGGCTGTTGGTGGACGAGGGTCAATCCCGGATTCCGTTTTACGAGCTGCTCCGCAGCGGTCTGCAGTTTATAGAGAACATACCTGATGGTGATGAAGCCTTGTTCACTCTTGTCATGGAGATACACAGGAGGAGGGATGCTATGGCTATGCACATGCTCATGTTGGACCAGCATCTCCACTGTCCGACGTTTGGTACTCATCGTATATCGTCTCAGACGCCTGCCAATGTCTCTGCTGAAGCTGTGGCGCATCTTCGCTACTCGCCTATTACGTATCCGAGTGTGCTTGGGGAGCCTTTGTGTGGAGAGGATCTGGCCATGTCTATTCCACAAGGAAGCTTGGATTGGGAGAGAGCGGTGCGTTGCATTAGACATGCTATTCGCACCACGCCGTCTCCGGATTGGTGGAAGCGTGTTCTTGTTGTGTCTCCAGGTTATAGACCTTCTGCGCAAGCAGGGCCTATCCCTGGTGCTGTGTTCACCTCTGACATGATTTGTGAGGCGATCATTGACAGGATTGTTGAGCTTCTCAAGCTAACCAACTCAG ATGCAAATTGCTGGCAAGAGTGGCTTGTTTTCTCAGATATATTCTTCTTTCTAATCAAAAGTGGGTGTACTGATTTTGTTGATTTTATTGACAAGTTGGTCTTGCGACTTAACGGTGATGATAACCATATTCTTCGAACGAATCACGTGACGTGGTTGCTTGCTCAAATAATACGCGTTGAGCTTGTGATGACTGCTTTGAACTCCGATCTTAAAAAG GTGGAGACGACTAGGAAGATCTTATCATTTCACAGGGAAGACAGAACTGATCCCAATAATCCTCAGAGTGTGTTGCTTGACTTCGTAAGCAGTTGTCAGAATCTCCGGATTTGGTCACTAAGCGCAACAACTAGAGCCTACCTAAACAATGACCAACTCTTGAAGGGGAAACAGATTGATGAGTGGTGGAGAAGCAAAG GAGAGCGCATGATGGATTATATGAATTTGGATGATAGGTCCATCGGCATGTTTTGGGTAGTTTCCTATACCATGGCACAACCGGCGTGTGAAACAGTTATAAACTGGTTGTCTTCATCTGGAATGGCTGAGTTACCTGGATTACAACCAAACGAAAGAGTAATGATGATGCAGGAAGTGACCCCATTACCAATGTCATTGCTATCTGGCTTTTCAATGAACTTGTGCTTGAAACTGGCTCTTCAGATGGAAGAAGCTTTGTTTGTTAGCCAG GTTGTTCCTAGCATTGCAATGGTTGAGACATACACAAGATTGCTTCTCATTTCTCCTCACTCTATGTTCCGTTCGCATTTCACA CAATTGGCACAGAGAAATGCTTCTCTGCTAAGCAAACCTGGGGTGACTTTACTTGTTCTTGAGATTCTGAACTACCGTTTGCTTCCTCTATACAG ATACCAAGGAAAAAGCAAAACCTTAATGTATGATGTCACCAAAATAATCTCTGCACTGAAAGCAAAACGTGGCGACCACCGTATATTCAGACTAGCCGAAAACTTATGCATGAATCTCATTTTATCACTCAGAGACTTCTTCTCTGTGAAACGTGAGGGCAAA GGGCCAACTGAGTTCACTGAGACGTTGAACCGCATAACCATCATGACACTTGCCATCACAATCAAAACACGCGGTATCGCAGATGCTGATCACTTGGTTTATCTGCAAACCATGTTGGAGCAGATACTCGCGACGAGCCAGCATACGTGGTCAGAGAAGACTCTGCGTCATTTCCCGTCTCTTCTCCGTGACGCTTTGAGTGGGCGGGTAGACAAGAGAGGGTTGTCGATTCAGGCGTGGCAACAGGCGGAAACAACTGTGATAAACCAGTGCACTCAGCTTCTTTCACCGTCTGCTGAACCTTCTTATGTTATGACGTACCTCAGCCACAGTTTTCCTCAGCACCGTCAGTATCTATGCGCTGGTGCTTGTATGCTCATGCAAGGCCACCCTGATAAAGTCAACAGCGCTAATCTG GCACGGGTTCTAAGAGAGGTTTCACCTGAAGAAGTCACTGCTAACATATACACTTTGGTAGATGTTTTGCTTCACAAAGTTCATGTTGACCTTCAGCGTGGACACAATATAAAG gAGATTCTAGACAAGCACGACGCAAATCTTGCGTTTTTCTTCTGGACACATGAAATGCTTCCTCTTGACATTTTTATTCTGGCTCTCATTGACCGTGATGATGATCCGCACGCCTTGATAATTGCA AAAATTATACTTGAAAGGCCAGAGCTGATGCAGAGGATTAACATGTACTGCGCAAACCGTGGGCCTCCTGAGCACTGGCTTTTCACGCAGGTGTTCAAACGCAATGAACTCCAGAAGGCCCTTGGTAACCATCTTTCTTGGAAAGACAG GTATCCAACGTTCTTTGATGACATTGCGGCACGTTTGCTTCCAGTTATCCCTCTAGTGGTGTACAGGCTCATCGAGAACAATGCAATGGATACAGCTGACAAAATTTTGACTGCCTACTCTCATTTCCTGGCTTACCATCCTCTCAGATTCACCTTTGTCCGTGACATACTCGCCTATTTCTATGGTCACCTTCCCGGGCAACTTGTTGTGAAGATCCTCAGAGTCCTTGGTCTCAGCAAGATTCCATTCTCTGAATCATTCCCTCAGTACATCAGCAACCCGAGCTCCCCTACATGCCCACCTCTTGATTACTTCGCCACTCTTTTGCTGAATCTCGTAAACAACGTTATACCTCCGcttagcagcagcagcagcaactgTAGCTCAAGGTCTGGCTCGATGGCAGACATGTTAAACAGCTCCTCAGCGAGATCTCTTCATGGAAAAACGCCAGGAGCATCTCAGCCCGGACCAGCTAACGCCTCTGAGGGACAGAAAGCATTCTACCAGATCCAGGACCCTGGAACATACACTCAACTTGTTCTTGAAACGGCTGTGATTGAGATCCTCTCGCTTCCTGTCTCCGCTGCTCAGATTGTCTCTTCGCTTGTTCAGATAATCGTCAACATACAGTCCACACTTATTCAATCTGGCAACGGCTTCCACGGCGCTGCAAACGGAGTGGGGCAAGGTTCTGTACTGCCTACGTCTCCCTCAGGAGGGAGCACGGACTCAATGAGCGCAAGCAGGTCCACTTGTATGAACACAGCGAGCTTTGTCTCTAGAAGCGGTTATACATGTCAGCAACTGTCGTGTCTGTTGATTCAAGCTTGTGGGCTTCTGCTTGCTCAGCTCCCTCCAGATTTTCACACGCAGCTTTACATGGAGGCTTCACGTGTGGTAAGGGAAACGTGGTGGCTGACTGATGGGAAGAGATCGCAAGGTGAACTAGACTCTGCTGTTGGGTATGCTTTGATGGATCCTACATGGGCTGCTCAGGACAACACCTCAACCGCCATAG GGAATATAGTGGCCTTGCTTCATGCTTTCTTCAGCAATCTCCCACAAGAATGGCTTGATGGCACGCATCTCATCATCAAGAACCTCCGGCCTGTGACATCTGTGGCAATGCTCAGAGTTGTATTCCGTATTATGGGACCGCTTCTCCCGAGGCTTGCAAACACACATGCGCTCTTTAACAAG ACGCTAGCCCTTCTCTTGACCACAATGGTAGATGTTTTCGGGAAAAACTCACAGACACAGGTCCCTGTTGAAGCATCCCAGATTGCAGATCTTATCGATTTCCT TCACCATGTTGTTCACTACGAGGGACAAGGAGGTGCAGTTCAAAGTAGCAGCAAGCCGAGACCAGATATATTGGCCTTAATTGGAAGAGCAGCAGATTCTCTCCGACCAGATGTACAACACCTTCTCTCTCACCTCAGAACTGATCCCAATACGTCGATATATGCTGCTGCTCATCAGAATGCCGCAAAGACCAACAcctcttag
- the LOC106358136 gene encoding 21 kDa protein produces the protein MSQESNTHRTEATMKKPSLHPSIIFFLATLLPLILTVHSQPSSLPSDDSDFIRTSCNTTLYPDLCVSSLSNFSSSVHDDPTLLARAAISVTLSKALELGSYLSNVTALLKSQEENGGHPTAAAVFHDCFENLKDAVDEMRGSMKQMRDLVSTGSLESFRFQMSNVQTWLSAALTDEETCTDGFKDVQDEPRKGEVCARVDDVKKLTSNALALVNRCVDKAMH, from the coding sequence ATGTCACAAGAATCCAACACACATAGAACAGAAGCAACCATGAAGAAACCTTCCCTTCATCCATCAATTATCTTCTTCTTAGCAACTCTCCTCCCATTAATCCTCACCGTCCACTCCCAACCCTCTTCATTACCATCAGACGACTCAGATTTCATCCGTACGAGCTGCAACACAACCTTATACCCCGACCTCTGCGTCTCCTCCCTCTCAAACTTCTCAAGCTCCGTCCACGACGACCCAACTCTCTTGGCTCGCGCCGCAATCTCCGTCACTCTCTCCAAAGCTCTCGAGTTAGGCTCATACCTCTCCAACGTCACCGCTCTCCTCAAGAGCCAGGAGGAAAATGGGGGCCACCCAACCGCAGCCGCCGTTTTCCATGACTGCTTCGAGAATCTCAAAGACGCGGTCGATGAAATGAGAGGCTCGATGAAACAGATGAGGGACTTGGTCTCCACTGGCTCGCTTGAGTCGTTCAGGTTCCAGATGAGTAACGTGCAGACTTGGCTTAGTGCGGCTTTAACCGATGAAGAGACTTGTACAGACGGGTTTAAAGACGTTCAAGATGAGCCGAGGAAAGGTGAGGTGTGCGCTCGGGTCGATGATGTCAAGAAGTTGACTAGTAATGCATTGGCTCTAGTTAACCGATGCGTTGATAAGGCGATGCATTGA